The genome window AAACCTTGGAATTGCACTTGCATTCGGTTTATCAATCGTAGCGATGGCTTATGTAATAGGAGACATTTCAGGATGTCACATCAACCCTGCCGTTTCAATAGGTATGTGGATTGATGGAAGAATGGAAACAAAAGACTTAATCTTATATATTGTATTCCAATGTATTGGAGCAATTATAGGTATTGCAATCCTTGCCGTTATTATTAACTCCGCTCCAGACCTTGGAGGATACATGACAACCGGATTAGGTCAAAACGGATTTGGATCCGCATCAAGCGTTGGACTTAATGCTGTCGGAGCCATAATCGTAGAAATAATTTTAACCTTTGTATTTGTATTCACAGTACTCGGAGTTACTAAAAAAGCAGAAAATGCAACTGTTGCAGGTATTGTAATCGGTTTAACACTTGCTTTTGTACACATTATGGGTATCCCATTAACAGGTACCTCAGTTAACCCTGCAAGAAGTTTAGCACCTGCATTGTTCATGGGCGGACAAGCCTTACAACAGGTTTGGGTATTTATTTTAGCCCCTATTGTCGGTGCAGTCATTGCCGGATTATTATACAAAGGATTAACTGCAGAGGATGCTTAAATCCTCTACCCTTTTCTTTTTTTAAAATTTAATACTTCCAATATAAGTTTTACCCTTCAATTTTTCAAAATTATCTTTAACTTCAAATTTGAAGCTGTTTTCATTTGAAACATAAAGATGAGACAATGCAATTCCCACATCAATCGGATTCCATTTTTTAAGAATCTGGCGTTTTAAAATATTCTGTTTTACCTGATAAACATCAAAGCCTTCATCAGTGTGTTTAAAGTACCATGGCTGGGAATTGATTGCGGAAGGTGCAAGCTGTGCAGGAATTAAAGATTCATCTTCAACATCACTGATTTCAGACAGTTCCCTACGCTTGAAATCTGAACGCTGACGAGTCATCCTATCTGATTTTCCAAAGGATATTGCAATTACAAATTCCGGATCATTAGCTTTTAAAGATGCCATTCCCACCCAGCAGCTGCCGATGCCAATACTTTGCATATACAAAGACACCTGCTGAAATACAAAACCCAAATTGACCAGTGCCAAATCCTTATTCTCACTAAAAAGAGCCAGATAATAAGGAGCTTTCCACCGGGTTTTGATATTCAAATCCTCTTTGGGAAGAATTTCATAATGAAACTTGATATCACCTACTAAAGGTTCAACACTTGATATAAAATCACGTATCTGATTAAAGTCAATATCATCATCCAGATAATTACGGCAGGATTTCCTCACATATATCTGATTTGCTAAATCCATGAAAAAACACCTTGTTTAAAATAATTAAATTTCTAATTAATTAAAATTTAAATAACATATAATAAATACATTATTGTAAGGTGAATATATGAAAATTGTTGTTGCAATTGGTGGATCAATATTGCTTAAAGAATATGATTGTAAAAAATTCCAAGAGTATAGTGCTATTTTAAAAGATTTAGCAAAAGAACACGAATTATTTGTTGTAGTAGGTGGTGGAAAACCTGCAAGAGAATATATTAGTGTTGTTCGTGATTTAGGTGCTGGAGAAGCACAATGTGACGATATTGGAATTGAAGTAACCAGAATAAACGCTAAATTAATGTTGGCAGCACTTGGAGATGCAGCATATCAAAGAGTACCTCATAACTTCCAGGAAGCATTAGAATTCTCAGCAACCGGTAAAATAATAGTAATGGGTGGAACTGAACCTGCTCACAGTACCGATGCTGTTTCAGCAATCTTAGCTGAATATATCAGTGCAGACAAATTGATTAATTTAACATCAGTGGATGGAATGTATACAAAAGACCCTAATAAATTTGATGATGCTGAACTTGTTCCTGAAATCACTGCAACTGATTTGCTTGAATTTTTAAGTGGAAAAGATGTCAAAGCAGGAACCTATGAATTTTTCGACACCACCGCCGTGCAGATGATTAAAAGATCAAATCTTGAAACTGTAATTACCAACGGTTTTGAACCTGAAAATCTGATTAAGGCAGTAAATGGCGAATCCATAGGAACCAGAATCATTAACGAATAGGTGATTACGTGGATAATCTTATTGATATTGGTTTGAATTTGATGCATTCTTCATTTAAAAAAGACAGAATCGAAATAATTGAAGAAGCAAAAAAAGCTGGTGTTAAACAGTTTATTATCACAGGAACCAATGTTAATTCAAGCCAATTAGCTGCGCAATACGCTTCCAAATATCCGGAAACTTTATTTTCAACATCAGGTGTTCATCCTCATGATGCCAAAACATGTAACGGACACAGCATGTTTGAATTGGAAAAAATAGCTAAACAGGACTGTGTTGTAGCTATCGGGGAATGCGGCCTTGATTACAATAGAAATTTCTCACCGCAGGACCTTCAAAGAAAATGGTTTGAAGCACAGGTGCAGCTTGCAGACAGAATAGATATGCCTTTATTCCTGCATGAAAGAGAGGCACATGAAGATTTATATAATATATTGAAAAAATATGACGGAATTGCAGAAAAATCAGTAGTCCACTGTTTTACAGGAACAAAATCAGAAGCTCAAAACTATATTGATTTAGGTTGTTATATCGGTGTTACCGGATGGATTTGTGACATGAAAAGAGGAAGAGACCTGCAGGAAGCAGTTAGTGTAATTCCTCCTGAAAAATTAATGATTGAAACAGATGCACCTTTTTTAATACCTAAAAACTTTGATTTCAAACCTAAAAAAAATAGGAATGAACCAAAATATTTACCTCATATACTCAATACAATTGCACTCTGCATGGGAATTGATGCAGAGGAATTGGCAGTTCAAGTTAATAAGAATACAAAAGAATTTTTTAAAATATAAGGAGATGAAAGAATGGCAGTAGAACCTCACAAACATTGTCCGATATGCGGAACCCCAATACCATTAAATGAACTTGTATGCTCACCAGATTGCCAAAAAGTCTGGGACATGAGATTAAAACAAAGAAAACGATCACAGATAATTCTATACGTAGTTATTGCAATATTCTTAATAATCTGGGCATGTTTAACATTTCTTAAATAGGGATATAAATGATTTTAACATCAGCAAACACACTTCAATCTAGAGAAATTATCGAATATAAAGGATTAGTTACCGGCGAGTTTCTAATCGGTGCCAATATTTACAAAGATTTATTCTCAGGTGTTCGCGATGTTGTAGTCGGAAGAACATCAGCATACGAGGATGAGCTTGAAAAAGCAAGAGAACATGCTCTTAAAGAAATGGAAGAAAAAGCAGAAGCACTGGGAGCCAATGCAATAATCGGACTCAAGATTTCATATGACAATCTTGGAGGCACCATGGGAAATACCATTTTAGTCACAGCTTATGGTACTGCAATCAGATATGAAGAAAAATGAACTTTAGAAACCGTGACGTTAAACTGGCATATATCCGGGAGGCAATATTATGCATTGCATTCGGTACAGCCGTCGGCCTTGGAGTATATGCCTCTTTTTTATATTTTGAGATAGATATTTTCGGCTGGAATTTAGGCCTTATTTTTGCACCTCTTGCAGCCGGATATGCAGAAACATACCTTGCAAACAAGATAATCGGTGAAAGTATTGGTGCAATCAGTGCGTTTATACTCTTTTTAGACACAGTTATTTACGGGTTTATCTGGAAAAATCCGACATTAGGATTCAATGTTATTACAGTAGGTTCAATTGGAGTGATACTGCAGGCGGCATTCCCTACTTTAATCAACTATATAATACTTGTTGTAGGAGTAGGTCTAATTTCATACCTGCTGGGAATTTTCAAAAGAATCACATCATATTTTTCAAACAAACTGAATTACTTCTATTATAAGCACGGGCGCAAACAGCTTGAGGTTGTTGAAATCCAGACAGTTACCAAATTCAATGAAGAGGAAAGTAACGAAAGAATTAACAGTATGGATTTTTATTTCATTACAAGCACTGACATTTTAGACAGACCCCATGTTAATTTGGGCCAGTTCCATGCAACAGTAATCATTGAAAAGGACAAAAGGTTAATAAATAGTGACCCTAAAAAAGCAAAGATTGAAACACTTAACAAATTTAAAGAAGGAAAAGATGAATGCTTGATTAAATTAGCCCAAAATATCCAGAAAGCTAGCGGAAATTCTGTTGTGAATTTAGAAATACAGTACGGTGTAATCGGACTTGGAGGAGATAGCTATCAGGTTACTGCAATGGGCATGGGCATTTATTTAAAATGAGCTTAACTATTTCTATTTTTACAAAAAAACAAAAAGCAATCAAAATTACATTATAAAAATAAAAAACACTCAACTTTATAATTAAAATTAAAAAGAGTTTAATTAATTATTTTTTATATATTTTTCAATATTTTTAAAAAAATAAAGTTTATTAGAATGTATTTTAGACATTAAAGTTTTAAAAACATTTATATAAAGAAATAAATATATATTTATCCACTCATTATGAAATATTATAATCATTTGAAATTTTTTTAAAAAAATATCGTAGTGAGAACTAAGAAGGTGTAAATATTTCGATAAAAAATACAACATTATTGGTTTCTGTTGTGTTAATGTTCTTTTTAGTATTAGGAGCAGTTAGCGCGACTGAAATGGACAATGTTACAAATACAGATACTGGAAATTTAATGGTGAGCAATGATAAATTGTCTTCTGGCAATTTAGAGATTTCAGAGTCTGATTCACTCCTGAAAGTTGAGTCAGATGCCAATGAATATGACAGTACACTGCAAAGCAGCGACCAAGACAAGCTATCTGAAAATGAAAGCACAAACACAACTCCAAAAGACACTTCAATTTCAGTTAGTAATGCTCGCTACTCAAAGTCAAACACAGTATTTAAGGTTACATTGAAAGATTCAAATGGAACTTTATTGGATGGAAAAAAGGTAACACTTAATGTAAACGGTAAAACCTATAGTGGCACAACATCAAATGGTGCAGCGTATATTAAAACCGCTTCTTTAAAAATAGGCAAATATACTGCAACTGCAACATTTAAAGGAGATAACAATTACATTAAAAGTTCTATTTCAAAGAAAGTCAAGGTATCTTCTTCAATAAGTAACAATAAAAACATAGTCACAACCTATGGAGACACCGCTGTTTATTCAGCTATTTTTTGGAAAGACACCGGTAGATTAGCAAATACAAATGTTAAATTTACCGTAAATGGAAAAACCTATACTGTTAAAACTGATTCAAAAGGTCAAGCCAACATAAGTGTAAAACTTGTGCCTGGAAAATATCCTGTCACAGTGTATAATCCATATTCTAAAGAAAAAATCAAATCAAATACCATAACCGTTAATAAGGCCAGTACCAAAATTACTGGATCAAATGCTTACATGCTTCCAAAAACAAAATTAAAATATTCAGTTGTATTGGAAAACAATAAAGGCACTAAACTTAAAAATACAAGAGTCATTTTCACATACAATAATAAACAAGTGAAAACTTTAACTGATGGGAACGGGAAAGCTACTATAACTATTCCTGCTCTATCTAAAGGCACCTATACTATTTCTTATTCTTACAAAGGTGCTGCCAGATACAAACCGGTTTCAGATTCCAAAAAATTATATGTAAGAGACTCAACTACAACATTAACATCAAGTGCCATTACAATGCAATATAATGACGGTTCAGTATTTTCAGTGAAAGCTACAAATTCAGCTGGAAAAGCATTAGCTAATAAAAATATGAAAATTACTTTAAATGGAAAAACTACAACTGTAGTAACAGACAGCGAAGGAGTTGCAAAACTCACAGTTGGAGCAATAAAACCTGGAACCTACACAGTTAAATCTACTTATTCAACTGCAGGTCTAAAAGATTACAATACTAATTCAAATACTGTTAAAATCACTAAACAGACTGTAACATTGATTGCAGATGATTTAGTAATGGAATTTAATGACTTCTCCAATTTTAAAGCAACTGTGAAAAATAAAACCGGATCAGCTGTTTTTGGTGCGAACGTTCACTTCACCTACAACGGACAAACCATAAGCTCAATGACTGATAAAAATGGTGTTTCAGCCTTTGCAGTTACTGATAGTGTAGGATATTACCCAGTTGACATTCAAGTAGTTGATACTTGTTATACTTCATCTAAAATAAGTAAACATATTCTGGTTAATGGTACCAAATTTTCCGCAAGTGATATGACAATAGGTGTTGATACAACTGGAACATTCCAAGTCAAATTAATTGACGGAGAAAATAAAGCTGTTAGCGGTTCAACTGTTAAATTTACTTTAAATGGTAAAACCCAATCTGTACAAACTGACTCCAACGGTATTGCAAAACTTACAGTCCCAGCACTGTCCGCAGGAAAATATGCTGTTACTTACACTGATGGAAAAACCAATGGTTCTTCAATAATTACTGTTGTTAATGCTGTAACTTTAAAAGAAATTATTGCAGCATCACAAAATGTTAAAAAATACATTGAAAGCAATGAAGAATTAC of uncultured Methanobrevibacter sp. contains these proteins:
- a CDS encoding nitroreductase family protein; translated protein: MDLANQIYVRKSCRNYLDDDIDFNQIRDFISSVEPLVGDIKFHYEILPKEDLNIKTRWKAPYYLALFSENKDLALVNLGFVFQQVSLYMQSIGIGSCWVGMASLKANDPEFVIAISFGKSDRMTRQRSDFKRRELSEISDVEDESLIPAQLAPSAINSQPWYFKHTDEGFDVYQVKQNILKRQILKKWNPIDVGIALSHLYVSNENSFKFEVKDNFEKLKGKTYIGSIKF
- a CDS encoding YbjQ family protein — encoded protein: MILTSANTLQSREIIEYKGLVTGEFLIGANIYKDLFSGVRDVVVGRTSAYEDELEKAREHALKEMEEKAEALGANAIIGLKISYDNLGGTMGNTILVTAYGTAIRYEEK
- a CDS encoding TatD family hydrolase; translated protein: MDNLIDIGLNLMHSSFKKDRIEIIEEAKKAGVKQFIITGTNVNSSQLAAQYASKYPETLFSTSGVHPHDAKTCNGHSMFELEKIAKQDCVVAIGECGLDYNRNFSPQDLQRKWFEAQVQLADRIDMPLFLHEREAHEDLYNILKKYDGIAEKSVVHCFTGTKSEAQNYIDLGCYIGVTGWICDMKRGRDLQEAVSVIPPEKLMIETDAPFLIPKNFDFKPKKNRNEPKYLPHILNTIALCMGIDAEELAVQVNKNTKEFFKI
- the pyrH gene encoding UMP kinase; its protein translation is MKIVVAIGGSILLKEYDCKKFQEYSAILKDLAKEHELFVVVGGGKPAREYISVVRDLGAGEAQCDDIGIEVTRINAKLMLAALGDAAYQRVPHNFQEALEFSATGKIIVMGGTEPAHSTDAVSAILAEYISADKLINLTSVDGMYTKDPNKFDDAELVPEITATDLLEFLSGKDVKAGTYEFFDTTAVQMIKRSNLETVITNGFEPENLIKAVNGESIGTRIINE
- a CDS encoding MIP family channel protein, with protein sequence MKRYISELLGTMVLVLFGCGSAAIAGTVLGNLGIALAFGLSIVAMAYVIGDISGCHINPAVSIGMWIDGRMETKDLILYIVFQCIGAIIGIAILAVIINSAPDLGGYMTTGLGQNGFGSASSVGLNAVGAIIVEIILTFVFVFTVLGVTKKAENATVAGIVIGLTLAFVHIMGIPLTGTSVNPARSLAPALFMGGQALQQVWVFILAPIVGAVIAGLLYKGLTAEDA
- a CDS encoding DUF2116 family Zn-ribbon domain-containing protein, with the translated sequence MAVEPHKHCPICGTPIPLNELVCSPDCQKVWDMRLKQRKRSQIILYVVIAIFLIIWACLTFLK
- a CDS encoding transglutaminase domain-containing protein translates to MVSVVLMFFLVLGAVSATEMDNVTNTDTGNLMVSNDKLSSGNLEISESDSLLKVESDANEYDSTLQSSDQDKLSENESTNTTPKDTSISVSNARYSKSNTVFKVTLKDSNGTLLDGKKVTLNVNGKTYSGTTSNGAAYIKTASLKIGKYTATATFKGDNNYIKSSISKKVKVSSSISNNKNIVTTYGDTAVYSAIFWKDTGRLANTNVKFTVNGKTYTVKTDSKGQANISVKLVPGKYPVTVYNPYSKEKIKSNTITVNKASTKITGSNAYMLPKTKLKYSVVLENNKGTKLKNTRVIFTYNNKQVKTLTDGNGKATITIPALSKGTYTISYSYKGAARYKPVSDSKKLYVRDSTTTLTSSAITMQYNDGSVFSVKATNSAGKALANKNMKITLNGKTTTVVTDSEGVAKLTVGAIKPGTYTVKSTYSTAGLKDYNTNSNTVKITKQTVTLIADDLVMEFNDFSNFKATVKNKTGSAVFGANVHFTYNGQTISSMTDKNGVSAFAVTDSVGYYPVDIQVVDTCYTSSKISKHILVNGTKFSASDMTIGVDTTGTFQVKLIDGENKAVSGSTVKFTLNGKTQSVQTDSNGIAKLTVPALSAGKYAVTYTDGKTNGSSIITVVNAVTLKEIIAASQNVKKYIESNEELPNTVKIGSITYSLAEYMYLASQAIINLNNNNKKDIAVKSVSNPTNPGEASALGNLYDYVSVAKSVVSTANSKGVMPNSVSSKVGTIGYNGLVYATARVVAFYDDYAIMPNYVSIKTYASSSSSSSLNSKNTITNLKAYLASSTNCQVGNSKIKSIVNSITSGLTTDKAKATAIYNYVRDQISYSFYYDTKYGAVGTLNAKQGNCVDQAHLLIAMYRTAGLAARYVHGTCYFTLSGSTYGHVWTQVLIGDTWIVGDPTSSRNSFGNVVNWNNYNYNLKGYYASIAF